The following coding sequences are from one Bufo bufo chromosome 2, aBufBuf1.1, whole genome shotgun sequence window:
- the LOC120991853 gene encoding uncharacterized protein LOC120991853, with product MASCFQEYSLKEIKTSKTSRGYYRRGKLLSIDDIYLHLSAKKKKLKAAGQSMKSNIESVIFDMFLHVPLEFPVCTLQHVTSQEGAKKILDSQSFKGRKHERPEFNALSFWSAEVSLDNIETGRLQVYKKMRRVVKAEDIETFHEEMMEQFANSPAFDKLASRYGNFKFSFPLPDLLSRYKTQHCKGREIQLRILGTDVYKQEIAHYILVHSPDTRDFIDLPMVSNKPNSQDVVSWIDETLYWRPESTSNSLGLKIFGNSCTARCSDLQKPRRSTSRPRTWRKARTFGPRCVWNHLVLCFHLPNDGELKTPVQDLLSNLTPCHPLQPFLNNDPIQRNQAKELIQRFKKTFKSSRDYRTQVSPKRKNYEKKNFRK from the coding sequence ATGGCTTCATGTTTTCAGGAGTACAGTCTAAAGGAAATCAAAACTTCTAAGACATCCAGAGGCTACTATAGAAGAGGAAAGCTCCTCTCCATTGATGACATCTATTTACATTTATCAGCTAAAAAGAAGAAGTTAAAAGCTGCAGGGCAATCTATGAAGAGCAATATTGAGAGCGTCATATTCGATATGTTTCTTCATGTTCCTCTAGAATTTCCTGTCTGTACTCTTCAGCATGTCACCTCCCAGGAAGGTGCTAAGAAAATTCTGGACTCACAGTCCTTCAAGGGAAGGAAACATGAAAGACCCGAATTTAATGCCCTTTCCTTCTGGAGTGCAGAGGTCTCCTTGGATAACATTGAAACGGGCCGTCTTCAGGTTTATAAGAAAATGAGGAGGGTGGTGAAAGCAGAAGACATTGAGACTTTCCATGAAGAGATGATGGAACAATTTGCTAACTCTCCAGCATTTGATAAATTGGCTTCTCGTTATGGGAACTTTAAATTCTCTTTCCCACTGCCTGATCTGTTATCTAGATACAAGACACAGCACTGTAAGGGTAGAGAAATCCAGCTCAGGATTTTGGGCACTGATGTCTACAAGCAGGAGATTGCCCATTACATCCTAGTGCACAGTCCTGACACCAGAGACTTTATTGACCTCCCAATGGTGTCCAACAAGCCAAATAGTCAAGACGTTGTCTCTTGGATAGATGAGACCTTGTACTGGAGACCAGAATCCACCTCCAATTCATTAGGTTTAAAGATATTTGGGAATTCTTGCACAGCTAGATGCTCTGACCTACAGAAACCACGCAGATCCACATCTAGACCTAGAACTTGGCGTAAAGCACGTACTTTTGGGCCAAGGTGTGTGTGGAACCATCTGGTGTTGTGTTTCCACCTCCCCAATGATGGAGAACTCAAGACCCCAGTCCAGGATCTTCTGAGTAATCTGACCCCTTGTCATCCACTGCAGCCCTTTTTAAATAATGATCCGATTCAGAGAAACCAAGCAAAAGAATTGATCCAAAGATTTAAGAAGACTTTTAAGTCATCTCGGGATTACAG